The window AGGACCTCGCCCTGTGCAAGTACGGCGACGGCGGGAAGTTCGTGGAGGCGGGGTACCCCTTCATGCCGCAGATCGACTACGGGATGAAGCTCCCGAAGAAGGGGACGATCCCCGTGAACCCCTCCGGCGGGCTGATCGCCTGCGGCCACCCTGTCGGCGCCACCGGGCTCATGCAGGCCGTCTTCGCCTTCTGGCAGATCCAGGGGAGCATCAAGAAGCATTACGGGGATTCGGAACTCCAGCTCAAGAAAGCCAACCGGGGGCTGATCCACAGCCACGCGGGCACGGGGACCTACGTCACCGTGTCGATCATGGAACGGGGGTGGTGACCATGGCGAAGAAGATACCGACGAAGCGGCCCGCGGCCTCTTCGAAGTTCGAGGAACTGATGACCGGGACGACGGTGTTCAACGTCCCCCTTCCGGCGGATCTCAAGGCGCTCAAGGGGATGTCCCCGATCGTGATCAAGCAGCCGTACAACATCGAATACCTGCACTCGTACGGGCAGGACTCCCCGTTCTTCGCGGGTCTCTCGAACAAGAAGATCCTCGGGACGACATGCCCGAAGTGCGACTACACCTGGGCCACTCCCCGGCTGGCTTGCACGCAGTGCGGGGGGGAGACCGACTGGGTGGAACTCCCGCAGACGGGGAGGGTCCACACCTTCACCACCTGCTACTTCGGCGGCGAGGAGTTCCTGAAGGAAACCCCCTTCCACCTCGTGCTGGTGGAGTTCGACGGGGTCGACACGCTTCTCCTTTCCCGTTTGCTCGGGCCGGAACAGCCGGAGGACATCCGGATCGGAATGAAGGTGAAGGCGAAGTTCCGTCGCAATTCCCAGCTGAAGCCGACCGATGTCTATTTCGTGCCCGCGGAGTAAGGGGATGGAGTTCCTCCTGAACGACGAGCAGCAGGCGCTGCGGGACATGTTGCGGACGTTCGTGGCGAAGGAGGTCCGGCCGAAGGCGGGGGAGTGGGACGCTTCGGCGGAGTTCCCATGGGAAACGGTCGCCAAGCTCGGCGAACTCGGCCTCCTCGGGGCGATGGTCCCCGAGGAGTACGGCGGATCCGGGATGGACACGATGAGCTACGCCGTCGCGGTGGAAGAGATCTCGAAGGGGGACGGCTCGCTCGGTTTGACCGTCGCCTCGCACAACTCCCTTTGCACGGCCCACATCCTCGGGTTCGGGTCGGAGGCGATGAAGCGGAAATACCTTCCCGACCTGGCGTCCGGAAAGACGCTCGGGGCATGGGGCCTCACGGAGCCCGGTTCCGGTTCCGACTCCCTCGGGATGCGGACGAAGGCGGAATGGAAGAAGGACCGCTGGGTGATCAACGGGAGCAAGATGTTCATCACCCAGGGAAACATCGCCGGAGTGTACGTGGTCCTTGCCGTCACGGCCAAGGACAAGGGGAAGGACGGCGTCACCGCTTTCGTCTTCCCGTCCGGAACGAAGGGGCTCTCGGTCGGAAAAAAACTCCACAAGCTCGGGATGCGCTCCTCGGACACCGCCGAACTGGTCTTCGAGGATCTCGAGGTGGGGCCCGACGCCGTGGTCGGTCAGGTCAACTCCGGATTCCGGGACACGATGAAAAACCTCGCCGGAGGGCGGATCTCGATCGCCGCCCTATCGGTGGGGATCGGCCTCGGGGCGATGCGGGAGGCGCTGGCCTATTCGAAGGAGCGGTCGCAGTTCGGACAAGCGGTGTCGGAGTTCCAGGCGATCCAGTGGATGTTCGCGGACATGGGGACCGAACTCGAGGCCGCGGAATTGATGACCTTCCGGGCCGCATCGCTCAAGGACGCCGGGCGTCCCTACACCCGGGAGGCGGCGATGGCCAAACTGTTCGCCTCCGAGGCGGCGATGCGGGCGACGATCAAGGCGGTCCAGGTGTTCGGCGGGTACGGGTACACGCAGGAGTATCCGGCGGAACGGTACATGCGGGACGCGAAGCTGTGCGAAATCGGGGAAGGGACCTCCGAGGTGCAGCGGATCATCATCGCCCGCAACCTGATCCGGGGTCACTGAAACCGTGAACGCGGCCGGAAGGGAGATCCTCGCCGGAGACACCCGGGCCGCCGCACGGCTGATGCGGGACCTGGACGACGAGATCCCGTCGGCGATCCGGACCTTGAAGGCGCTGTACCGGCACACGGGGCGCGCCTACATCCTCGGCGTGACGGGTGCGCCGGGCGCGGGAAAGTCGACACTCGTCAACCGGATCACCACGCACCTGCGGAAACGCGGGAAGTCGGTCGGGATCGTCGCG is drawn from bacterium and contains these coding sequences:
- a CDS encoding Zn-ribbon domain-containing OB-fold protein, translating into MAKKIPTKRPAASSKFEELMTGTTVFNVPLPADLKALKGMSPIVIKQPYNIEYLHSYGQDSPFFAGLSNKKILGTTCPKCDYTWATPRLACTQCGGETDWVELPQTGRVHTFTTCYFGGEEFLKETPFHLVLVEFDGVDTLLLSRLLGPEQPEDIRIGMKVKAKFRRNSQLKPTDVYFVPAE
- a CDS encoding acyl-CoA dehydrogenase family protein; this encodes MEFLLNDEQQALRDMLRTFVAKEVRPKAGEWDASAEFPWETVAKLGELGLLGAMVPEEYGGSGMDTMSYAVAVEEISKGDGSLGLTVASHNSLCTAHILGFGSEAMKRKYLPDLASGKTLGAWGLTEPGSGSDSLGMRTKAEWKKDRWVINGSKMFITQGNIAGVYVVLAVTAKDKGKDGVTAFVFPSGTKGLSVGKKLHKLGMRSSDTAELVFEDLEVGPDAVVGQVNSGFRDTMKNLAGGRISIAALSVGIGLGAMREALAYSKERSQFGQAVSEFQAIQWMFADMGTELEAAELMTFRAASLKDAGRPYTREAAMAKLFASEAAMRATIKAVQVFGGYGYTQEYPAERYMRDAKLCEIGEGTSEVQRIIIARNLIRGH